One Mya arenaria isolate MELC-2E11 chromosome 5, ASM2691426v1 genomic window carries:
- the LOC128235616 gene encoding agrin-like has protein sequence MSSMRNRWNRSSLRACGAHNHEPDPDVNNYIETLVVPFDHKLCHDITKLNCENHVSQNEQVCGTDGVTYANHCLFMQIACETREDEIPVTVSQHGPCSTTTHPTSTKVATTTVNANTAASSTNQKITATLSSGVNTATSATTVSTQTQATGTSTAAPVTADPMSAIVQNVFCSNLAAISCHGLAIVCGTDGQLYPNQCELSKAACAKTDLSIQSELSHCTILGR, from the exons ATGAGCAGTATGAGAAATAGGTGGAACAGGAGCAGTTTGAGAG CCTGCGGCGCACACAACCATGAGCCTGACCCAGATGTAAACAACTACATTGAGACGCTGGTGGTGCCATTCGACCACAAACTATGTCATGACATCACCAAACTGAATTGTGAGAATCACGTTTCCCAAAATGAACAGGTTTGCGGGACAGATGGGGTCACATATGCCAACCA CTGTCTTTTCATGCAAATTGCATGCGAAACGAGGGAAGATGAAATTCCAGTCACAGTGTCTCAACATGGCCCTTGTTCGACAACCACTCATCCTACCAGCACAAAGGTAGCCACAACAACGGTAAACGCAAACACAGCCGCCTCGTCAACTAACCAAAAGATAACTGCCACACTTTCAAGCGGTGTTAACACAGCCACCAGCGCGACCACCGTCTCCACACAGACACAGGCAACCGGAACTTCTACCGCCGCTCCCGTCACTGCGGACCCGATGTCTGCTATTGTCCAGAACGTATTCTGTTCTAATCTAGCTGCAATTTCCTGTCACGGCCTAGCTATTGTTTGTGGCACTGATGGACAACTCTACCCGAATCA gTGCGAGCTATCCAAGGCCGCATGCGCAAAGACAGATTTGTCCATACAGTCGGAGCTCTCACACTGCACAATTCTCGGACGCTAA